One genomic segment of Erythrobacter sp. THAF29 includes these proteins:
- a CDS encoding LD-carboxypeptidase, with translation MTNIAICAPATPITREHAHALEDLVAAEFPDTNVTFHDQCFEREGHFAGNDLRRLTALLDCANDSAFDAVWFAKGGYGSNRIAEAAVAQMNDAARSKTYIGFSDCGYLLAALYRHGIGQCAHGSMPVSARSEGGRQAVRRVLQWLGGDNSGLEPSLDGKTPAVAFNLITLAMISNTPLMPDLSGHVVMVEEVSEHLYSIDRLFFHLAGSLPRIAGLRLGAVTDVPENYVEFGQSEVDIAKFWCERIGVPYLGRAEIGHTSANRVVPFGLASPSRAA, from the coding sequence ATGACGAATATCGCCATATGCGCGCCGGCAACGCCGATCACACGCGAACACGCACACGCGCTTGAAGATCTGGTTGCGGCAGAATTTCCCGATACGAACGTGACGTTTCACGATCAGTGTTTCGAGCGTGAGGGGCATTTTGCCGGGAATGACTTGCGCCGCCTAACCGCGTTGCTCGATTGCGCAAATGATTCAGCCTTCGACGCGGTGTGGTTTGCCAAGGGCGGGTATGGTTCCAATCGCATCGCAGAGGCTGCGGTCGCACAGATGAACGACGCGGCGCGTTCGAAAACATATATCGGCTTTTCCGACTGCGGATACCTTCTCGCGGCACTCTACCGCCATGGGATCGGGCAATGCGCGCATGGCTCGATGCCGGTGAGCGCGCGTTCGGAGGGCGGAAGACAGGCCGTGCGCCGCGTTCTGCAATGGCTCGGCGGTGACAATAGCGGGCTTGAACCGAGTCTCGATGGCAAGACCCCGGCAGTCGCCTTCAACCTGATCACGCTCGCGATGATCTCGAATACACCGTTGATGCCCGACCTGTCCGGGCACGTCGTCATGGTCGAGGAAGTAAGCGAGCACCTGTATTCGATCGACCGGCTCTTTTTTCACCTCGCTGGAAGCTTGCCGCGCATCGCGGGCCTACGGCTCGGTGCGGTGACGGATGTACCGGAAAATTACGTCGAGTTCGGCCAGTCTGAGGTGGATATTGCGAAATTCTGGTGCGAGAGGATCGGCGTTCCTTACCTCGGGCGCGCCGAGATCGGGCACACGTCTGCCAACAGGGTCGTGCCGTTCGGGCTTGCCAGCCCATCGCGCGCTGCCTAG
- the murC gene encoding UDP-N-acetylmuramate--L-alanine ligase, whose protein sequence is MDHGIDGPDLEGRSFFFCGIGGSGMLPLAQIVHGLGYEVAGSDRSRDQGRTPEKFDWLSRNGFNLYPQDGSGISSPDQILIASAAVEDTVPEVKKARELGCQRMTRAELLSQLFNAAGYSIAVGGTSGKSTVTGMIAWILSDAGYDPTVMNGAVMKNFANPDNPFASAQVGSPQLFVSEVDESDGSIALYRPTIGVLLNVSLDHKSIEELRVLFGDYLSAAGCAIVNFDNEEARSLAKRAKQSVSFGINASDAEITIEPGTVEQSAFTISAAVIDNDTRKVAALELPMPGMHNLSNALAAIATVKAAGIDISRSAHSLRSFAGLARRFDVVGTSESGVTVIDDFGHNPEKCAATLRTLKASPGRVIAFFQPHGYGPLRQMGDELAETFAREMEAGDITIMCDPVYFGGTVDRSDGSERIVKLIEEHGGSAEHIASREDCGKRIIEIARAGDRIVVMGARDDTLSEFARSILDRLG, encoded by the coding sequence ATGGACCACGGGATCGACGGGCCGGACCTTGAAGGACGGTCATTTTTCTTTTGCGGGATAGGCGGATCGGGAATGCTGCCGCTTGCACAGATAGTGCATGGACTTGGCTACGAGGTCGCAGGCTCGGATCGCAGCCGCGACCAGGGACGCACTCCCGAGAAGTTCGATTGGCTCTCCAGGAACGGCTTCAATCTGTATCCGCAGGACGGGAGCGGCATCTCCTCCCCCGACCAGATCCTGATCGCTTCCGCAGCGGTCGAGGACACTGTTCCGGAGGTGAAGAAAGCGCGCGAGCTTGGTTGTCAGCGCATGACCCGGGCAGAATTGCTCTCGCAGCTTTTCAACGCGGCCGGATACTCGATCGCCGTTGGCGGCACATCGGGCAAATCGACCGTAACGGGAATGATCGCGTGGATTCTCTCCGACGCCGGTTACGACCCCACGGTGATGAACGGCGCTGTGATGAAGAATTTCGCAAACCCCGACAATCCGTTTGCCAGCGCGCAGGTCGGCTCCCCACAATTGTTTGTCAGCGAAGTCGATGAAAGCGACGGGTCCATTGCGCTCTATCGTCCGACGATAGGCGTGCTGCTCAATGTGAGCCTCGATCACAAGAGTATCGAGGAGCTGCGTGTCCTTTTCGGCGATTACTTGTCTGCTGCAGGCTGTGCGATTGTAAATTTCGACAACGAGGAAGCGCGCAGTCTCGCGAAGCGCGCCAAGCAATCCGTTAGCTTCGGCATCAATGCGAGCGACGCCGAGATTACAATCGAGCCCGGCACTGTCGAACAGTCCGCTTTCACGATCAGCGCTGCAGTGATCGACAACGACACGCGAAAGGTGGCGGCGCTGGAACTGCCGATGCCGGGGATGCACAATCTTTCCAATGCCCTAGCCGCCATCGCCACGGTCAAGGCAGCGGGCATCGATATCAGCAGGTCGGCCCATTCGCTGCGCTCGTTCGCAGGTCTGGCGCGGCGGTTCGATGTGGTTGGAACGAGCGAAAGCGGCGTCACTGTTATCGACGATTTCGGCCATAACCCTGAAAAATGCGCGGCAACCTTACGCACGCTCAAAGCCTCGCCCGGCCGGGTGATCGCGTTTTTCCAGCCACACGGTTACGGACCTTTGCGCCAAATGGGCGATGAACTGGCCGAAACCTTTGCGCGTGAAATGGAGGCTGGCGACATCACGATCATGTGCGACCCGGTCTATTTCGGTGGAACGGTCGATCGCAGCGATGGCAGCGAACGTATCGTCAAGCTGATCGAAGAGCACGGTGGCAGCGCCGAACATATTGCGTCGCGCGAAGACTGCGGCAAGCGCATCATCGAGATCGCGCGAGCTGGCGACCGTATCGTGGTCATGGGCGCGCGCGACGACACCCTCAGCGAGTTTGCTCGTTCGATCCTGGACAGGCTTGGATGA
- the fabD gene encoding ACP S-malonyltransferase, which produces MRAFVFPGQGSQRVGMGSELAEASRAARDVFEEVDEALSQKLFAIMRDGPEDQLTLTENAQPAIMANAIATLRVLESDFGMKLKENGACVAGHSLGEYTALCAVGAFDLPTTARLLKLRGQAMQAAVPVGEGAMAALLGADIEKASALATAAADGEVCEIANDNDPTQVVISGHKGAIERAVGLVKEHGIKRGVLLPVSAPFHCSLMQPAADRMAEALAETLPGELDLPIYANVTASKVADGDEERALLVEQVTGRVRWRESVLAMRADGVDSFAELGGKVLGPMIGRIDREVAAVSLLSMEDLESFAKENA; this is translated from the coding sequence ATGCGTGCTTTCGTTTTCCCGGGTCAGGGAAGCCAAAGAGTCGGAATGGGTAGCGAGCTGGCAGAGGCAAGCCGGGCTGCTCGGGACGTTTTCGAGGAAGTCGATGAGGCTCTGTCGCAAAAGCTCTTCGCAATCATGCGCGACGGACCCGAGGATCAACTGACACTCACCGAGAATGCGCAGCCCGCCATCATGGCGAATGCGATCGCGACTCTGCGCGTACTCGAATCCGATTTCGGCATGAAGCTGAAGGAAAATGGTGCCTGTGTCGCTGGCCATTCGCTTGGTGAGTACACCGCCTTGTGCGCCGTTGGCGCGTTCGATCTCCCGACCACAGCTCGGCTGCTCAAGCTGCGCGGACAGGCGATGCAGGCGGCAGTCCCGGTTGGAGAGGGCGCTATGGCAGCGCTTCTCGGTGCCGACATCGAAAAGGCGAGTGCTCTTGCTACCGCCGCTGCCGATGGCGAAGTCTGCGAGATCGCCAATGACAACGATCCTACACAAGTTGTGATCTCAGGCCACAAGGGAGCGATCGAGCGTGCGGTGGGTCTAGTAAAGGAGCACGGTATCAAGCGCGGCGTGCTTCTGCCGGTCTCCGCTCCATTTCACTGTTCGCTCATGCAACCTGCGGCAGACCGGATGGCCGAAGCGCTGGCCGAAACGCTTCCCGGCGAACTCGATTTGCCGATTTACGCCAATGTGACCGCGTCCAAGGTCGCCGATGGTGATGAGGAACGTGCGCTTCTGGTCGAACAAGTCACTGGCCGTGTGCGCTGGCGCGAGAGCGTGCTCGCCATGCGTGCGGATGGCGTGGACAGCTTCGCAGAATTGGGCGGCAAGGTGCTGGGACCGATGATCGGTCGGATCGACCGCGAGGTCGCTGCCGTGAGCCTATTGTCCATGGAAGACCTGGAAAGTTTTGCAAAGGAGAACGCCTGA